CCGTGAAGGCAATAATTTTGGTATGAGATGGGGTGTTGGGGAGATAGGGTGATGGTTCTCCCCATTGAAATTGCTCCCTCCTTTTAATTTCCCTGCTAGCTTTGTAACCATCTATAATTGGCATCTGCATATCCATAAATATGATGTCGGGACACCAACTTTCCCATGTAGCTATACCTTGTTGACCGTTTTCTGCCTGCTGTATTTCAAAACCTAAAGGTTTTAAGAGTTTGATGAGACATTGGCGATGGTCTTGATTATCGTCCACAATTAGCAGACGATAGATTGGTTGATCTGGTGCTAGACACTTAACCCGTTGACTTGACTGTGGTAGCTGTGTCATCTCTGCTAAACTAACCTGAATGTCGAATGCAAATATACTTCCTTTTCCGACTACGCTTTTAACAGTAATATCTCCACCCATTAACTGCACAAACTTACGACTAATTGCTAGTCCTAAACCTGTTCCTTGTTGCGATCGCCTACCTGTTTCAGTTTGGACAAAAGCTTCAAATAACTGGTTAATTTCTTCTGAAGCGATACCAGAACCGGTATCTTCAACCTCGAAAATTAGGGATTGGGGATTGGAAAAAGATAAGGGAGACAAGGGAGAAAGATTACTTCCTTGTTCCCCTTGTCCCATTCTCACACGTAGAGTTACGCTTCCTGCTTGAGTAAATTTGAGAGCGTTACTTAACAAGTTCAATAGAACTTGCCGCAGTTTACTTTCGTCAGCAATTATGTATTGTGGTAGTGATAGCGATCGCTCAAACACAAGAGTGAGTTTTTTGGCTGCGGCTTTGAGACGCAGCATATCTTCTAAGCTATCTAACAGACTATATAAATCTAATTGTTTTTCATTGAGCTTAATTTTACCTGCTTCAATTTTGGACATTTCTAATACATCGTTAATTAATTGCAGCAAGTGTTGACCACTTCTGTTAATGATGTCGAGATACTCCCGATTTTCACTGGTGCAGGAAGTATCGTCATACATAATTTGAGAAAAACCTAAAATACTGTTGAGGGGGGTACGAAGTTCATGACTCATTGCTGCCAAAAATTGGCTTTTCGCCTTATTGGCTGCTTCGGCTGCTTCTTTGGCATATTGCAATTCTATTTCAGCTTGTTTGCGATCGCTGATATCTCGTGCTACCCAAAGTACTGATTGGTCTGAGATGGGGGAAATGCTAGCGCTAAACCAAACCTCTCGCCCCTGCCGAAACAAATTGTAATCAAAATAAAGTGTCTGCTGTAAATCTAAAGCCTGTAGAACTTTTTCTAACCATACCTGAGTGGTGTGTTCATGGAAAAATTGTTCTACTGTCTGACTAATCACATCAGGCTCATCTGTATGTGTTTGATTGGGTTTTGTTGGTAGAATTTTTATGCTTCCAAGTTGGTTGTTATGAAGATTGATGATCAGCACTACATCGGTCATAGCCTCAAATACAGCACGCATTTGAACTTCAGAAGTTCGTAGCTTTTGCTCAAGTAATTTGCGCTTGCTTGTTTCCTTTTGTAGCTGCTGAGTTAACTTTCTTAATTGGCATTCCTGACAATCAACTAGATCCATATATCTTTAAAATTTGCGAATACTTACTACTAAGAAGTTAGAGATAAGGATTAATGCTAGGTAATAAAAATTACAGTAAATCATATATCGAAATTCTTTCATATAAAATAACACCTTCTTTTAAGTATATTCTTGGTTATATCATTAGACACTACTTAATTTTTTTAAGACATATAGAGGAAGAGATGGGCGACGCGGGGACAGGTCATGTCTAGCCCAGAGTAGGTGCTTCGATGTAGGGAATATGCTCCGCGTCTGTCTTTCTCCGCCTCCATCTTCTAATTTAAACTGGCAACAGCTTCGGCGATACGCTGAGAAACAAAAGGCAACAGATTACGATTTTTGGTGTGTGCTTTACCTTCAGTAAATACTACTAAAAGATAAGGGCGAAGATTGGGTATTTCTATATACGCAGCATCATGTCGGACTTGGCTAGTCCAACCCGCCTTTGACCAAATTTGTGCTGTTTGGGGAAGACCTGCACCTAAGAAGCCTGTAATTTGGTCTTCCTCTACATCTTGGGGCAAATCATCAGCCTTGAGACTACGTTTGAGTATATTCATCATCGCTTGCGATCGTACACTAGATACTGCTACACCACCAACAATACTATGTAATAGCCTGGCAGTAGCATTAGTTGTCAGCATGTTGCGATTTTCTAGTAATTGTCCATAAAATGCCCGTTCCCGTCCGTAGGGCCCATCACACCAAGTCTTTTGGCAGATGTTAATACTTTCCATTTCTGACCAATCCAAGGATTGATAGTAGCGGTTAACAATATGACGCTGTTGCTTCCATGTCTCAAATGGCCCTGGTGGTAATTCTGGACCGGATGTAGTTCCTGTCAGTATATCTACTATCAAGCTAGTAGCATCATTACTAGAATCGATAATCATATCACGCATGGCTCTTTCTAACTCACCA
Above is a genomic segment from Fischerella sp. JS2 containing:
- a CDS encoding ATP-binding protein, translated to MDLVDCQECQLRKLTQQLQKETSKRKLLEQKLRTSEVQMRAVFEAMTDVVLIINLHNNQLGSIKILPTKPNQTHTDEPDVISQTVEQFFHEHTTQVWLEKVLQALDLQQTLYFDYNLFRQGREVWFSASISPISDQSVLWVARDISDRKQAEIELQYAKEAAEAANKAKSQFLAAMSHELRTPLNSILGFSQIMYDDTSCTSENREYLDIINRSGQHLLQLINDVLEMSKIEAGKIKLNEKQLDLYSLLDSLEDMLRLKAAAKKLTLVFERSLSLPQYIIADESKLRQVLLNLLSNALKFTQAGSVTLRVRMGQGEQGSNLSPLSPLSFSNPQSLIFEVEDTGSGIASEEINQLFEAFVQTETGRRSQQGTGLGLAISRKFVQLMGGDITVKSVVGKGSIFAFDIQVSLAEMTQLPQSSQRVKCLAPDQPIYRLLIVDDNQDHRQCLIKLLKPLGFEIQQAENGQQGIATWESWCPDIIFMDMQMPIIDGYKASREIKRREQFQWGEPSPYLPNTPSHTKIIAFTAYAFEEQRQAMISAGCDDFISKPFSESEIFAQLTKHLGVRYIYFEPGIVNQNEDVQSRNLTPEDLAQMPDAWIQNLHTAAKECNDESIFQLLTQIPTQFSTLIQVLTQLTYNFRFDEIIKITDLLVRQKVEQPSHLLQKLQDIEYHQVERLFS
- a CDS encoding serine hydrolase, translating into MTFFNQEEQLEKLGNGILEATWVEFPTLARNQIALTWIVYDPPVLVNTGGALTPDAFWNHAVRGFTYRGLERIYPASVVKLFYLVAAQEWLEKGMVQTSGELERAMRDMIIDSSNDATSLIVDILTGTTSGPELPPGPFETWKQQRHIVNRYYQSLDWSEMESINICQKTWCDGPYGRERAFYGQLLENRNMLTTNATARLLHSIVGGVAVSSVRSQAMMNILKRSLKADDLPQDVEEDQITGFLGAGLPQTAQIWSKAGWTSQVRHDAAYIEIPNLRPYLLVVFTEGKAHTKNRNLLPFVSQRIAEAVASLN